One window from the genome of Pedobacter schmidteae encodes:
- a CDS encoding S1/P1 nuclease — protein MKKRLVINSIRVVLLMVVALYLPLQAGAWGMLGHRIVGQIAENHLSNKARKGVKEVLGNESLAMASNWGDFIKSDPAYDYLYNWHFVNLPAGLDKQGVFDLLDAEKGANVYNKIPEMVAVLKNRKSTADEKRQAMRLLVHLVGDLNQPMHTARKEDLGGNKVFVTWFGEKSNLHRVWDESLIDYQQLSYTEYASAIDYPSGDQLNAWRNNSLKDFVYGSYQACNRIYAAVKPEDRLSYKYNFEFVGLLNEQLLKGGICLANILNEIYN, from the coding sequence ATGAAAAAAAGATTGGTGATAAACAGTATCAGAGTGGTACTTCTCATGGTGGTGGCTTTATACCTGCCATTACAAGCTGGTGCGTGGGGGATGCTTGGGCATAGAATAGTTGGTCAGATTGCAGAAAATCATTTGAGCAATAAGGCCCGTAAAGGAGTTAAGGAGGTATTGGGTAATGAGAGCCTGGCGATGGCGAGTAATTGGGGCGATTTTATTAAATCTGATCCGGCCTATGATTACTTGTACAACTGGCATTTTGTTAATCTTCCTGCTGGTTTAGATAAGCAAGGAGTGTTTGACCTTTTAGACGCAGAAAAGGGTGCGAATGTATACAACAAGATTCCTGAAATGGTGGCAGTTTTAAAGAACAGGAAAAGTACTGCTGATGAGAAAAGACAAGCCATGCGCCTGTTGGTCCATCTGGTTGGCGATTTAAACCAGCCTATGCATACCGCAAGAAAAGAAGACCTGGGAGGAAATAAAGTTTTTGTGACCTGGTTTGGCGAAAAATCCAATCTTCACAGAGTTTGGGACGAGTCGCTTATTGATTACCAGCAGCTGAGTTATACAGAATATGCAAGCGCCATTGACTACCCTTCCGGCGATCAGTTAAATGCCTGGAGAAATAACTCCCTGAAAGATTTTGTTTATGGATCTTATCAGGCCTGTAACAGGATTTATGCTGCTGTTAAACCAGAAGACAGGTTGAGTTATAAATATAATTTTGAATTTGTGGGTTTATTGAATGAGCAGCTGTTAAAAGGTGGCATCTGTTTAGCAAATATTCTAAATGAAATCTATAATTAA
- a CDS encoding SPFH domain-containing protein: MAFYIFLFVVLIILISSFVTVKQGTIAVITIFGKYRRLLSPGLSLKIPLIETIHSRISIQNRSVELSFQAVTQDQANVYFKAMLLYSVINHDEETIKNVAFKFVDSTNLMQALIRTIEGSIRAYVATQKQANVLAQRNEIVEHVKHQIDQVLESWGYHLQDLQLNDITFDEEIMRSMSRVVASNNLKAAAENEGQALLITKTKGAEADGNAIKIAAAAEREAAQLRGQGIALFRAEVAHGMTKAAQEMEEANLDISVILFTMWTESIKQFAENSEGNVIFLDGSTEGMNRTMKEMMAMQIQKASEGKK, from the coding sequence ATGGCTTTTTACATTTTTCTTTTCGTTGTCCTGATCATCCTGATCAGCTCTTTTGTTACCGTTAAACAAGGAACAATTGCGGTAATTACCATCTTCGGGAAATACAGGCGGCTGTTAAGTCCGGGACTTAGCTTAAAAATCCCCTTAATAGAAACTATTCATTCGCGGATTTCCATACAAAACCGTTCCGTAGAGCTGTCCTTTCAGGCGGTAACTCAGGATCAGGCTAATGTTTATTTTAAAGCAATGCTTCTTTATTCGGTTATCAACCATGATGAAGAGACCATTAAAAATGTAGCTTTTAAATTTGTGGATTCTACCAATTTAATGCAGGCACTTATCCGCACTATCGAAGGCTCAATCAGAGCTTATGTAGCTACCCAGAAACAGGCTAATGTACTTGCCCAGCGTAATGAAATTGTAGAACATGTTAAACACCAGATTGACCAGGTATTGGAAAGCTGGGGATATCATCTCCAGGATTTGCAACTAAATGACATCACATTTGATGAAGAAATCATGCGCTCCATGAGCCGCGTTGTGGCCTCCAACAATTTAAAAGCAGCGGCCGAAAATGAAGGCCAGGCTTTGCTAATCACCAAAACTAAAGGCGCCGAAGCTGATGGTAATGCCATTAAAATCGCAGCAGCGGCCGAAAGGGAAGCAGCACAACTACGTGGACAAGGTATTGCTTTATTCAGGGCAGAGGTGGCCCATGGTATGACTAAAGCGGCTCAGGAGATGGAAGAAGCCAATCTTGACATATCCGTAATCCTTTTCACGATGTGGACAGAGTCGATCAAACAATTTGCGGAGAACAGTGAGGGGAACGTAATCTTTCTTGACGGATCTACCGAAGGCATGAACCGCACAATGAAAGAAATGATGGCCATGCAAATTCAGAAAGCATCCGAGGGCAAAAAATAA
- a CDS encoding fumarate hydratase, translating to MSICRALFFLLLIGCAAAACRRLPDVQGKGEAFLQGIWNQDSIANSDKLLNYTQHKFKFTCDSFYVDLTTHSKVNYYTDSCFNGGVWKEYAKGVYQVRGDSLFLSGTYTKANYKQKVSGCYQIGRYEKTFYIRSTEPDQLHLESIENQRACNLMLKERIICQPKAL from the coding sequence ATGAGTATTTGCAGAGCGTTGTTTTTTCTGTTGCTTATTGGCTGCGCAGCTGCTGCATGTAGGAGGTTGCCCGATGTACAGGGAAAAGGAGAAGCCTTTTTGCAAGGAATATGGAATCAGGACAGCATCGCAAACTCGGATAAACTGTTAAATTACACACAACATAAATTTAAGTTTACCTGCGATTCTTTTTATGTTGACCTGACTACCCATTCGAAGGTAAACTATTATACAGACTCCTGTTTTAATGGTGGAGTATGGAAAGAGTATGCAAAAGGGGTGTATCAGGTAAGAGGAGATAGCTTGTTTTTGTCGGGCACTTATACCAAGGCAAATTACAAGCAAAAAGTTTCTGGTTGTTATCAGATTGGCCGATATGAAAAAACTTTTTATATCAGGTCAACGGAGCCAGATCAGCTCCATCTGGAAAGCATAGAAAACCAAAGAGCATGTAATCTGATGTTAAAGGAACGGATTATTTGTCAACCTAAGGCATTATAA
- a CDS encoding serine hydrolase, translating into MKFRILTIALSLAILSLSSCSSSEEKAKKAAADKKIRVAEDDKADSLLLAYNPAKGDKWIADFVQNLHKKYGFNGNMLVAKDGKIIYEKAIGWADYLHRDSLKINSEFELASITKTFTGVAVMQLVEAGKLKLTDDVKKFYPNFPYDGITIELLLSHRSGMMNYVYFIDDIWRKEKRNMKKGVSNQDVMQVIADKKPTPYTKPNKVFHYNNSNFMVLGAIIEKVTGQRFSQYMAEHVFKPAGMKHTHVYSTTEYEKIPVDVVGHDRTWRYSVVQNFLDGPVGDKGIYSTLHDLVLYDKYLKNGRLLTQASLDSAYKGRNKAVNGHFNYGYGWRMFDGEKDRKVVYHTGWWHGFRHIYVRDFQKDIIVIFLGNLTNGSLMHLDELYKHLGMPVIRKGAYSGSGSLPGSDED; encoded by the coding sequence ATGAAGTTTCGTATTCTAACTATAGCCTTATCACTCGCCATTTTATCGCTCTCATCTTGTTCAAGCTCAGAAGAAAAAGCCAAAAAAGCTGCAGCTGATAAAAAAATAAGAGTTGCCGAAGATGACAAAGCCGACAGCTTGCTATTGGCATACAATCCTGCAAAAGGCGACAAATGGATTGCAGATTTTGTACAAAACCTGCATAAAAAATATGGCTTTAATGGCAATATGCTGGTGGCAAAGGATGGAAAGATCATTTATGAAAAAGCAATTGGCTGGGCCGATTACCTACACCGCGATAGTCTCAAAATCAATTCCGAATTTGAATTGGCTTCTATTACCAAAACATTTACCGGTGTAGCTGTCATGCAACTGGTTGAGGCGGGGAAATTAAAACTAACAGATGATGTAAAAAAATTCTATCCCAATTTCCCCTATGACGGCATTACAATAGAACTACTGTTGTCGCACAGAAGTGGAATGATGAACTATGTTTATTTCATTGACGACATCTGGCGCAAGGAAAAACGGAATATGAAAAAAGGGGTATCCAACCAGGATGTGATGCAGGTTATTGCGGACAAAAAACCAACCCCCTATACCAAGCCCAACAAAGTCTTTCACTACAACAATTCCAACTTCATGGTGCTTGGCGCGATTATAGAAAAAGTAACGGGTCAGCGTTTCTCGCAGTACATGGCAGAACATGTATTTAAGCCTGCAGGGATGAAACACACACATGTGTATTCTACAACAGAATATGAAAAAATTCCGGTAGATGTAGTGGGACATGATCGTACCTGGCGCTATTCCGTCGTACAAAATTTTTTAGACGGTCCGGTGGGCGACAAGGGCATCTACAGTACTCTACATGACTTGGTTTTGTACGATAAGTATTTAAAAAATGGTCGCCTACTTACGCAAGCTAGTCTGGACTCGGCTTATAAAGGACGTAATAAGGCTGTAAACGGGCATTTTAACTATGGTTATGGCTGGCGGATGTTCGATGGAGAAAAGGATCGAAAAGTGGTATACCATACAGGCTGGTGGCATGGATTTCGGCACATTTATGTCCGCGATTTCCAGAAAGATATCATAGTAATATTCTTAGGTAACCTGACAAACGGAAGTTTAATGCACCTTGATGAATTATATAAACACCTGGGTATGCCAGTTATCCGTAAGGGGGCCTATTCAGGATCTGGTTCGTTACCAGGTAGCGACGAAGACTAA
- a CDS encoding carboxy terminal-processing peptidase — translation MDFKIVKEMLKKILLVTFTAAVLACHAAPKPQQLVQGISNIMPDEKQALVCKEIVALIENYNYKKIKVNDSISSKVLDKYIKELDPYKYYFQASDIKEFEKFRFTLDDDFRNGDLNGPFYIFNVYLKRYNEFINFAFTQIKIKQNFNANETYVFDREKMPWAKSKTEIDDLWRKRVKYELVNLKIAGTPEAKNAETLTKRYEALKSQASKLNNQDVFQTIMDAFTETIDPHTNYFNPSNAQQFNEDMARSFEGIGARLQLENEILKIAEVIPGGPAFKSKLLSAGDRIIGVAQADGEFEDIIGWRIESSVAKIKGPKGTKVRLKIIPAGKEMSSKPIIIELVREKIVMEDQSAKKKVQTIESNGKAYKIGIITVPAFYADFKAANAGDPNYKSTTRDVKLLIDTLKNRDKVDAIVMDLRANGGGSLVEAIDLTGLFIDRGPVVQVKDLKGDVEVSEDTNSGVAWNGPFGVMVDRLSASASEIFAGAIQDYGRGIIMGTQTYGKGTVQSSIDMNRLVNPSILQRLAALVGKNGTGGKTEKEGIKLGQINLTMAKFYRVTGSSTQHKGVMPDIEFPSLYPMDKIGEDTEPSALPWDEVKKSDFTPVANLTTIKTSLANLHNQRMEKSLDYKIMQEDIAESKKREKEVSVSLDEAKLKAERDSLEAKNLAKVNALRASRGLPAVKKGDKIKKEENFDFIQNESLKVMADFMQLSNQKGAELVKTAPGGFN, via the coding sequence ATGGATTTTAAAATAGTTAAAGAGATGTTAAAAAAGATATTACTGGTAACCTTTACTGCCGCAGTGCTCGCCTGTCATGCTGCGCCTAAACCTCAGCAACTGGTTCAAGGCATCAGCAACATTATGCCGGATGAGAAGCAAGCCCTGGTTTGTAAGGAGATTGTGGCACTAATTGAAAATTATAACTACAAAAAAATAAAGGTTAATGATTCTATCTCCTCAAAGGTGCTGGATAAATATATCAAAGAACTTGACCCGTATAAGTATTATTTTCAGGCTTCAGACATCAAAGAATTTGAAAAATTCAGATTTACGCTGGACGACGATTTCCGCAATGGAGACCTGAACGGGCCATTTTATATCTTTAATGTTTATTTAAAACGCTATAATGAATTCATCAATTTTGCGTTTACCCAAATTAAGATCAAGCAGAACTTTAATGCCAATGAAACTTATGTTTTTGACAGGGAGAAAATGCCTTGGGCAAAATCTAAAACTGAAATAGATGATCTTTGGAGAAAAAGAGTTAAATATGAACTGGTAAACTTGAAAATTGCCGGGACCCCGGAAGCCAAGAATGCTGAAACGCTGACAAAACGTTACGAAGCACTGAAGTCGCAGGCCTCTAAATTAAATAATCAGGATGTTTTTCAGACCATTATGGATGCTTTTACAGAAACGATAGATCCGCATACCAATTATTTTAACCCAAGCAATGCCCAGCAGTTTAACGAGGACATGGCCAGATCTTTTGAAGGTATTGGCGCAAGATTACAACTGGAAAATGAAATATTAAAAATTGCTGAAGTCATCCCGGGTGGGCCGGCTTTTAAAAGTAAATTGTTAAGTGCCGGCGACAGGATTATTGGTGTGGCACAGGCTGATGGTGAATTTGAAGATATTATAGGCTGGAGAATTGAAAGTTCGGTAGCTAAAATTAAAGGACCAAAAGGTACAAAAGTTCGCTTAAAGATTATCCCTGCAGGTAAAGAAATGTCCTCAAAACCGATAATTATTGAGCTGGTAAGAGAGAAAATTGTGATGGAAGATCAATCGGCCAAAAAGAAAGTACAAACCATAGAATCAAATGGTAAAGCTTATAAAATAGGTATTATTACAGTCCCTGCTTTTTATGCCGATTTTAAAGCCGCAAATGCCGGAGACCCGAATTATAAAAGTACCACACGTGATGTTAAGTTATTGATTGATACCTTAAAAAATCGTGATAAAGTAGATGCAATAGTGATGGACCTTCGCGCGAATGGAGGTGGTTCGTTGGTTGAAGCTATTGACCTTACCGGTTTGTTTATTGATAGAGGGCCTGTTGTACAGGTTAAAGACCTGAAAGGTGATGTTGAAGTGAGTGAAGATACCAATTCTGGTGTGGCATGGAATGGTCCGTTTGGTGTAATGGTAGATAGGTTGAGTGCTTCTGCTTCGGAAATTTTTGCAGGTGCTATTCAGGATTATGGAAGAGGCATCATCATGGGGACGCAAACCTATGGTAAAGGAACAGTTCAGTCGTCAATAGATATGAACAGGTTGGTTAATCCTTCTATCCTTCAAAGATTGGCTGCTCTTGTTGGCAAAAATGGCACTGGAGGAAAAACGGAAAAGGAAGGTATTAAGCTTGGGCAGATCAACCTAACAATGGCCAAATTTTATCGTGTAACCGGTAGCAGCACACAACACAAAGGTGTAATGCCAGATATTGAGTTCCCTTCATTATATCCAATGGATAAAATAGGTGAAGATACCGAACCTTCTGCTTTGCCATGGGATGAAGTGAAAAAGTCCGATTTTACTCCTGTGGCCAACTTAACAACTATTAAAACTTCATTGGCCAACTTACATAACCAACGCATGGAAAAATCATTGGATTATAAAATCATGCAGGAAGATATTGCTGAGTCTAAGAAACGCGAGAAAGAAGTTTCTGTATCATTGGATGAAGCTAAATTGAAAGCGGAAAGAGACAGCCTGGAAGCGAAGAACCTGGCGAAGGTTAATGCTTTGAGGGCTTCGAGAGGTTTGCCTGCAGTGAAGAAAGGAGATAAAATCAAGAAAGAGGAAAACTTTGATTTTATCCAGAATGAGAGCTTGAAGGTAATGGCTGATTTCATGCAGCTGAGTAATCAGAAAGGTGCAGAACTGGTTAAGACTGCTCCTGGGGGATTTAATTAA
- the fumC gene encoding class II fumarate hydratase, producing MNFRTEHDTMGEVQVPADKYWGAQTERSRNNFKIGPEASMPKEIIHAFGYLKKAAALANTELGVLAQDKANLIAKACDEVIAGTLDDQFPLVIWQTGSGTQSNMNANEVIAYRAHVLNGGNLADDKKVLHPNDDVNKSQSSNDTYPTAMHIAAYKQAVEVTIPGLEKLYKTLVAKSEEFAAIVKTGRTHFMDATPLTLGQEFSGYAQQVSNGLRAIKNALVMISELALGGTAVGTGLNTPKGYDVLVAKKIAELTGLPFVTAPNKFEALAAHDAMVELSAAYKRVAVSLMKVANDVRMLSSGPRSGIGEIIIPDNEPGSSIMPGKVNPTQPEALTMVCAQVIGNDVAVSIGGATGHFELNVFKPVIAANVLQSGRLIGDACVSFNDHCAKGILPNLPEIKKHLENSLMLVTALNPHVGYENAAKIAKKAHKENKTLRNAAIELGLLSGEQFDEWVRPEDMVGSLK from the coding sequence ATGAATTTTAGAACCGAACACGATACCATGGGTGAAGTGCAGGTACCTGCTGATAAATATTGGGGTGCTCAAACTGAACGTTCAAGAAATAACTTTAAAATAGGACCTGAGGCCTCTATGCCAAAAGAGATTATTCATGCTTTTGGATATCTGAAAAAAGCTGCAGCATTGGCGAACACCGAGTTGGGTGTTTTGGCACAGGATAAGGCCAATCTAATTGCTAAAGCTTGCGATGAGGTGATTGCCGGTACACTGGACGATCAGTTCCCTTTGGTGATATGGCAAACAGGTTCGGGTACACAAAGCAACATGAATGCAAATGAGGTGATTGCCTATCGTGCGCACGTTTTAAACGGTGGCAACCTTGCTGATGATAAAAAGGTTTTGCATCCTAATGACGATGTGAATAAATCACAATCTTCCAATGATACCTATCCAACAGCAATGCACATTGCGGCCTATAAACAAGCAGTAGAGGTAACGATTCCCGGTTTGGAGAAACTATATAAAACCCTTGTTGCAAAATCTGAAGAGTTTGCAGCAATTGTTAAAACCGGGCGCACCCATTTTATGGATGCTACCCCGCTAACACTTGGACAGGAGTTCTCGGGTTATGCACAACAAGTAAGTAATGGCTTACGGGCAATTAAAAATGCCCTGGTGATGATTAGTGAATTGGCATTGGGTGGTACCGCTGTGGGCACTGGTTTAAATACACCTAAAGGTTACGATGTATTGGTTGCAAAGAAAATTGCCGAATTAACCGGTTTGCCTTTTGTTACAGCACCAAATAAGTTTGAAGCTTTAGCAGCCCATGATGCCATGGTTGAACTTTCTGCTGCTTACAAACGTGTGGCTGTTTCTTTAATGAAGGTGGCAAATGATGTGAGAATGTTGAGTTCGGGGCCTCGCTCGGGTATTGGTGAGATCATCATTCCTGATAACGAACCTGGTTCATCTATTATGCCCGGAAAAGTTAATCCTACACAGCCAGAGGCTTTGACAATGGTTTGTGCGCAGGTAATAGGAAATGATGTTGCCGTAAGTATTGGCGGAGCTACAGGCCATTTCGAACTGAATGTATTTAAACCTGTAATTGCTGCTAATGTATTGCAATCGGGACGCCTGATTGGTGACGCTTGTGTATCGTTTAACGATCACTGTGCTAAGGGAATTCTTCCAAACCTACCTGAAATAAAAAAGCATCTCGAGAATTCATTGATGTTGGTTACGGCATTGAACCCGCATGTTGGTTATGAAAATGCAGCTAAAATTGCTAAAAAAGCACATAAAGAAAATAAAACGCTTAGAAATGCAGCGATTGAACTGGGGCTATTGAGCGGAGAACAATTTGATGAATGGGTTCGTCCGGAAGACATGGTTGGCAGTTTGAAATAA
- a CDS encoding low molecular weight protein-tyrosine-phosphatase, whose product MKILMVCLGNICRSPLAEGIMRHLVNAQNLDWEIASAGTGDWHVNQPADQRSIAVARSFGYDISAQRARHFNVEMFEDFDHILVMDKNNLRDVLKLAPDAIHRNKVKLFLSNDLEVTDPYFDDKLFEPVFLEIEGRCKQLINEIRQ is encoded by the coding sequence ATGAAGATATTAATGGTTTGTCTGGGAAATATTTGCCGTTCGCCACTTGCCGAAGGCATTATGAGGCATCTGGTGAATGCTCAGAATCTGGATTGGGAAATTGCCTCGGCAGGAACGGGCGATTGGCATGTGAATCAGCCTGCCGACCAACGGAGTATTGCTGTTGCCAGGAGCTTTGGTTATGATATTTCGGCGCAGCGGGCAAGACATTTTAATGTAGAGATGTTTGAGGATTTTGATCACATACTGGTAATGGATAAAAATAACCTAAGAGATGTGTTGAAACTGGCGCCTGATGCAATACACCGTAATAAAGTGAAGTTGTTTTTATCCAATGATCTGGAAGTCACAGATCCGTATTTTGATGATAAACTTTTTGAACCGGTTTTCCTGGAGATAGAAGGACGCTGTAAACAATTGATTAACGAGATTAGGCAATAA
- the recG gene encoding ATP-dependent DNA helicase RecG — translation MFAATLDTTIEFLKGVGPKRAELLQKELGIFTYGQLLDYFPFRYIDRTRFYKIAELNPELPYVQILGRITSKEQIGEKHKKRIVARLSDETGSIELVWFQSLKWVDEHVMKGKVYIVFGKPTVFNGNFSISHPDLETYPRPATITGNLRLQPVYNSTEKLKKFFLDSKGIQKLQTLLLEQHLYEVRETIPPYILEKYQMISKKEAVLNIHFPKDVGTLKKAERRLKFEELFFIQLQLLHNKQLRELKFKGHLFPLVADRVNTFYNEILPFELTGAQKRVIKEIRLDTQRGIQMNRLVQGDVGSGKTAVALMSMLLANDNGYQACMMAPTEILARQHYESITSLLKGRLVNVAILTGSTTKKQRTQLHAALETGEIDILVGTHALIEDKVVFKSLGLVVIDEQHRFGVEQRAKLWRKNTIPPHILVMTATPIPRTLAMTLYGDLDVSIIDELPVGRKPIETRHLFEGQRLRMFGFMKQEIAKGRQVYVVYPLIKESEKLDLLHLEAGIEQMSYQFARPDYQISIVHGKMSNADKQYEMQQFIDGKSQIMVATTVIEVGVNVPNASVMIIENAERFGLSQLHQLRGRVGRGAEQSFCILMSGNKLSADGKLRLETMVKTNNGFEISEIDLQLRGPGDITGTQQSGVLELKLADLATDQLILQEARNTVIELLATDPHLERPENSLLKTYLAKRRVGIAFDKIS, via the coding sequence TTGTTTGCAGCTACCTTAGATACGACTATCGAATTTTTGAAAGGTGTAGGGCCTAAACGTGCAGAACTTTTGCAAAAGGAACTGGGCATATTTACCTATGGTCAGCTGCTTGATTATTTCCCTTTCAGATATATCGATCGCACAAGGTTTTATAAAATTGCTGAATTGAATCCGGAATTGCCTTACGTGCAAATTTTGGGCCGGATAACGAGTAAAGAGCAGATTGGCGAAAAACATAAAAAACGAATAGTTGCCCGTTTGAGTGATGAAACCGGAAGTATTGAACTGGTCTGGTTTCAGAGTTTAAAATGGGTAGATGAACATGTGATGAAAGGTAAGGTTTACATCGTATTCGGTAAACCAACTGTTTTTAATGGGAATTTCAGCATCTCCCATCCTGATCTGGAAACTTATCCCCGACCGGCCACAATTACGGGAAACCTGAGGTTACAACCTGTCTATAATTCTACCGAAAAATTAAAGAAATTCTTTCTGGACAGCAAAGGGATTCAGAAGTTGCAAACCTTGCTTCTGGAGCAACATTTGTATGAGGTTAGGGAAACGATACCTCCTTATATCCTCGAAAAATATCAGATGATTTCGAAGAAGGAAGCGGTTTTAAATATTCATTTTCCTAAAGATGTAGGGACTTTGAAAAAGGCCGAGCGCCGCCTTAAATTTGAGGAGCTGTTTTTTATCCAGTTGCAGCTGTTGCACAATAAGCAATTGAGGGAATTGAAGTTTAAAGGACATCTGTTTCCGCTGGTTGCCGATCGTGTAAATACATTTTATAATGAAATACTTCCATTTGAATTGACCGGAGCGCAAAAGCGGGTGATCAAAGAGATTAGACTCGATACGCAAAGAGGGATTCAAATGAACAGATTGGTACAGGGAGATGTAGGAAGCGGGAAAACTGCAGTGGCATTGATGAGTATGCTGTTGGCGAATGATAATGGTTATCAGGCCTGTATGATGGCGCCTACGGAAATTTTGGCGCGCCAACATTATGAGTCGATTACCTCTTTATTGAAGGGGCGACTGGTTAATGTAGCTATACTTACCGGAAGTACCACAAAGAAGCAGCGAACGCAATTGCATGCTGCATTAGAAACAGGGGAAATTGATATCCTGGTGGGCACGCATGCTTTAATTGAAGACAAAGTAGTTTTTAAAAGCCTTGGCCTGGTAGTTATAGATGAACAACACCGCTTTGGTGTAGAACAACGGGCTAAGCTTTGGCGTAAAAACACAATCCCCCCACACATATTGGTGATGACGGCCACACCTATTCCGCGGACCCTTGCAATGACCTTGTATGGTGATCTGGATGTGTCTATAATTGATGAATTGCCCGTAGGAAGAAAGCCTATAGAGACCCGCCATTTGTTTGAGGGGCAGCGCCTAAGGATGTTTGGCTTTATGAAGCAGGAAATAGCCAAAGGTCGCCAGGTTTATGTGGTTTATCCCCTCATTAAAGAAAGTGAAAAGCTGGATTTGCTACACCTTGAGGCGGGAATAGAGCAAATGAGCTATCAGTTTGCACGGCCGGATTATCAGATCAGTATTGTTCATGGAAAAATGAGCAATGCCGATAAGCAGTATGAAATGCAACAGTTTATTGATGGCAAAAGCCAGATTATGGTGGCTACTACTGTCATAGAAGTTGGCGTTAATGTGCCTAATGCCTCGGTCATGATTATCGAAAATGCAGAACGCTTCGGACTTTCGCAATTGCATCAGCTGCGGGGCCGGGTGGGGCGTGGTGCCGAACAATCTTTCTGTATCCTGATGTCGGGCAACAAATTAAGTGCTGATGGAAAATTGCGATTGGAAACCATGGTAAAAACCAACAACGGATTCGAGATCTCAGAAATTGACCTGCAGCTGCGTGGGCCTGGCGACATTACCGGTACCCAGCAGAGTGGAGTGCTGGAACTGAAGTTGGCCGATCTGGCAACAGATCAGCTGATTTTACAGGAAGCAAGAAACACCGTTATTGAATTGTTGGCTACAGACCCGCATTTGGAACGACCGGAAAACAGTTTGCTAAAAACTTACCTTGCAAAAAGAAGAGTGGGTATTGCCTTCGATAAAATATCCTGA
- a CDS encoding DUF1543 domain-containing protein produces MEHTVEVKLFMILLGCKPPGRHTEQHDIFFAIGESIAAIKNEIIDFWPEANGKIHIDAWREVNMVEGHAVKVVPVAEAVTVNSNKLFFINLGGYKEGEFDELHYKMLIVAGSMAEASRQAKETAFYKHMGFAGAVSHIDDKYGVDVDDIYEIADVLPVSMKQKFRIQIDQSANATHDLLHLGYLPLSKV; encoded by the coding sequence ATGGAACATACGGTTGAAGTTAAATTATTTATGATTTTGCTGGGATGTAAGCCTCCGGGAAGACATACCGAACAACATGATATTTTTTTTGCCATTGGGGAGTCAATTGCAGCAATAAAAAATGAGATCATAGATTTCTGGCCTGAAGCAAATGGGAAGATACACATCGACGCCTGGAGAGAAGTGAATATGGTTGAGGGACATGCAGTAAAAGTTGTGCCTGTTGCCGAGGCGGTTACTGTAAACTCAAATAAATTGTTTTTTATTAACCTGGGAGGTTACAAAGAAGGGGAATTTGATGAACTTCATTATAAGATGCTAATTGTTGCCGGGAGTATGGCAGAAGCTAGCAGGCAAGCAAAAGAAACTGCGTTTTATAAGCACATGGGATTTGCGGGGGCAGTTTCACATATCGACGATAAATATGGAGTGGATGTAGACGACATTTATGAAATAGCTGATGTCTTACCAGTAAGCATGAAGCAGAAGTTTCGTATACAAATTGACCAGAGCGCTAACGCTACTCATGATCTCTTACACCTTGGATATTTGCCTTTGAGTAAAGTTTGA